From the genome of Sander lucioperca isolate FBNREF2018 chromosome 1, SLUC_FBN_1.2, whole genome shotgun sequence, one region includes:
- the purab gene encoding transcriptional activator protein Pur-alpha has product MADRDSGSDHGGPTAGPGSLPPGAMGAMSRLQHDTEELASKRVDIQNKRFYLDVKQNVKGRFLKIAEVGAGGNKSRLTLSMSVAVEFRDYLGDFIEHYAQLGPSNPDIVQDEPRRALKSEFLVRENRKYYMDLKENQRGRFLRIRQTVNRGPGLGSAQGQTIALPAQGLIEFRDALAKLIDDYGVDEEPAELPEGTSLTVDNKRFFFDVGSNKYGVFMRVSEVKPTYRNSITVPCKVWSKFGNTFCKYAEEMRKIQERSREKRASELLPEGPHGGDDGDDD; this is encoded by the coding sequence ATGGCGGACAGAGACAGTGGCAGTGACCACGGAGGGCCCACCGCAGGCCCCGGCTCGCTGCCCCCGGGTGCGATGGGTGCCATGTCCCGGCTGCAGCACGACACCGAGGAGCTTGCTTCGAAGCGCGTCGACATCCAGAACAAGCGCTTCTACCTTGACGTGAAGCAGAATGTTAAAGGCCGCTTCCTAAAGATAGCCGAGGTCGGGGCTGGGGGAAACAAGAGCCGcctcactctctccatgtcgGTTGCTGTGGAGTTCCGCGATTATCTCGGGGACTTTATCGAACATTACGCCCAGCTGGGCCCGTCCAACCCGGACATAGTGCAGGATGAGCCCCGGCGGGCGCTCAAGAGCGAATTCCTGGTGCGGGAGAATCGGAAATATTACATGGATCTGAAAGAGAACCAGAGGGGGCGGTTCCTAAGGATCCGACAGACCGTTAATCGGGGGCCCGGATTGGGAAGCGCGCAAGGCCAGACCATCGCTCTGCCGGCGCAGGGTCTCATCGAGTTTCGCGACGCTTTGGCCAAACTCATCGACGACTACGGCGTGGACGAGGAGCCGGCGGAGCTCCCGGAGGGCACCTCGCTCACGGTCGACAACAAGCGCTTCTTCTTTGACGTGGGCTCCAATAAGTACGGGGTCTTCATGCGGGTCAGCGAGGTGAAGCCCACGTACCGGAACTCCATTACGGTTCCGTGCAAAGTGTGGTCCAAATTCGGCAACACCTTCTGTAAATACGCGGAGGAGATGAGGAAGATCCAGGAGAGGAGTAGAGAGAAACGGGCCTCCGAACTGCTACCTGAGGGCCCACACGGCGGCGATGACGGCGACGATGACTGA